The genomic window AAGATGGCCGCCCACTCCCTGGTGTCTCTGGTGTCCCTGGTGGGCAGTATCCCCTAGGTCCACTTTCCCCTAATGACACTGGGTGCTACACCTGTGGTCTGGGGCAAGGCACATCTACATCAATACTGCTGGATGTGAGATGTAAGTCAGCAATAAATGTTGGTTTGAAGCTATTTTTTCTGTAGTCAGCTATCTTCAAGGTGTTGTTTTCTCTTCACAGTGGCCAATGTACATTTCAGATGGCTTAGTTGATTCATTGTCTGTATTAATGTATAAATGCAGGACTACTAACATCCAGTCAAATGAATACACACAGAACAATGTTGTTTTCTGTACGTCTGCTTCCAGATGCTCCAAGGGACGTTTCTGTTAAGGCCAGCCCGAGCCCTGAGGTAGTGAAAGGCAGTCATCTGACTCTGACCTGCAACAATAACGCCAACCCTGCAGCAGAGACCTACACCTGGTTTCAGAGGACAGCACTGCTAACTTCACTAAAATTAGGGACGGGGAAAGTACACACCTTCAACGAAATAGATTCTGATGACAGTGGACTGTACTTCTGTATGGCCCAGAATGCCTTTGGATCACAGAACTCTACAGACCTGGAGGTGAAAGTTAAAGGTACTACAACACTTCTGCACTTCTTGTATGTCACGCTGTTGTGATGTCTGCCCTGTGTATCGCAACAAAACAATGGCATGCAGACACAGATATGAAGTTACAGTATATGATGTTGCATGTCATCTGTGGAATATCTTGGAGTGAATATTTTTATACAAAAACCATGGGTCTGATCAGTTTTAATAGTGTATTTTCGCTTGTGTTCCAGTATCAGCCCATTTAATGGTGGTCCTGGCAGCATTGGGGGCTCTCTTCCTTGTCACAGCAGTGATTGTGGTGCTCTACATTTACATAAGAAGGTGAGTGGTTTGAAAATGTCTTATAAAGAACTAAACATATATTATAGTGCACTGAagggccctctctcctctatattCTTTAGAAATATACAGAATTCTATTTGCCCCATTCCCCTCCCTCTTTAGCTGTGCATGCAAATGAAAATGCACTGTCCACACAACTTCCTTCTTTCCAAATGTTCTTTCAAAAGATATACCATACTGGCATCGACAACCACCAACTGTTGGTTTGGTTGGCCCACAGTGGAAAGTTACTAAAAAGCATGACAGGCTATTTAATTGGCCTTTATGGCTGAATTCTCTCTTTGTTTTATCAACCACAGACGGAAGTGGATCACGGCCGAGAAGAAGCTTCCGACCAAACCAGTCCCCCAGGTAGGTGATCAGAGGAAAAGAAAGTACTAACAGTGGCCTTACTGTGGTTGTCTGCTTCTACAACCCTTCACCAACTCAGTCAGTCTGTTGTCTGAAGGGAAGTTACTAAATGTGGTAACTGTGGAGTGTCACTTCAAAGTGATGCAATGGGGCATGTTGTCATTGCCAAACAAACCTTCCACATGGAATTTATTGTTCCTTTTTTTCTTAGATAAAAAAAACAGCTCGTATGAAAGTGAATGGTAAATGTGGAAATCAATCCCATTTAACTTTGAGTTAATTAAAGTATGCCAAAGAGTAGAAAGAGAGTAATTCTATGTCAGGGGCCGGTGCTCAGTATTTTGACTGTATTCTGACTGTTAGATACAGAAAGCAACCTTGTCTACACCAGAGGACATCTATGAAAATATGAGACAGTCAGCCAAGCCGATCACTGATCCTGATGATCTGAACTATGCAGAGCCCAAAATCAGGCCTGCTCCTTCACCCAGGTAAATAACCACAGAGTGAGTGAGACTCTCAAAGTAAATTGCACAAGGATTTTCTTTTGTATCAAAACACTTGCATAATAACTTGCAAAAAACGTGTACGCAATAATGCAATAACAGGCTTACATTTCGTAGTGTCTGTAATATCGTAATAACTACTGGGTAAATACAAATGTAGATCTGCACTAAAACCTGTTCCCCTTAAAAGGAGGCAGTGGAATAACAAGGCAGAGGATGATGATGCGGTTATCTACAGCCAACCACAAACACACTGAGGTGGTCAGAGAACTTTGATATCTAGACCACAAGGCCTACAgtagggttgcccaaccctgttcctggagagctaccctcctgtaggttttcactgcAACCCCacgtgttactaacctgattcatcttattaacctgctaattattagaatcaggtgtgatagattagggttggagcaaaaacctacagggcggtagctctccaggaacagggttgggcagtcctggccTACAGTATGGGCATCTGAAGAAAAGTGAATGAAAACAAGCATGTTTTTAAGTCAATTTTTTAAAATAGCTAAATACATAGCTGTTatggtgtatgtgtatgtacaaaCTATGTACAGTGTACAATATACAAAATAAACAGTAAAAAATTGGATAATTATACAAATACTAACATAAAACGATTACATGAGCACACAGGGAATGCAATTTAACAAcagattataaaaaaaataagcaTATCATATTTCTCTGTAATATATAAGAGCTCTGTATATTTGTCATGATTACAATCCTTGAAGAGATGTAATTTTGACACGTTGTTATTTGTTAATGTGATCATGCTGGATACTGTATATTGAATGTGGAAATATGTTAATATGTTAGAATAAACTGTCCTTATTAAATAATGATATGTCACTTACAGATTTTTTGCAGATTAAAGTGAATATAGACTTCAATAAATAATGAGTTATGATTCAATTCATAAACTACGAAGGTCTCCCTGACAATTTACAGCAGCCTTAAAGTGCTGAAATATAACATGAATGTACTGAAATATAAAATCAAGGAAACGTAACACTTAACATGAGATTGCACAGGGTTGGATGAAATTACACATAGACATTGGAGTTCACAGATAACTTTCCTAATCCTTTTTCTTTCTCAACTTGGACTGTCCTGGGAACTCTCAAAAAACATTTAACTAAGACCCCCAACTCACAATACTTCCTCCTTTCAACTTTGGCATTTACTGGTTCCATTCTTCAGATactatgatgtcacttcctgttcAGTAACTCAGGCCTCTGTGGCTGGATCTCCATTGGGGGACGTTTTCCTGACAGGAAATGATGGGTCAGGTTAGATATAAAATACAACTCAATACAGCTAGCCATGGAAATATTTAATGAGTCTTTACCTCAGTAACGAAATACGCACATGCAAATACAGGAAAATAAGACTGTGTGCCTTCTAAATCTGAGAGGGTATTCCTGTGTTCGTCAGTTCAAATCATCAAAGACTCTAGCAGTGGCAAGTGGGTGGTGGCTACCTAACAATTAAAATGGGTATCAAAAAATGGCTAAGGGAATCACTTTGCACATGGTTATATTACTTATAATATAATTAGTCAGTGATCAAACACACTTGCTGACTTATAAGTGCAGAGGTGCCTCTTTTTGCCATTTTTTATGGATCACAGACCGTTTAGGGCGAGGGTGGGCTGTGTCCACCCCTCTGACATCATCATGGGCCACCTA from Coregonus clupeaformis isolate EN_2021a chromosome 17, ASM2061545v1, whole genome shotgun sequence includes these protein-coding regions:
- the LOC121556095 gene encoding B-cell receptor CD22-like isoform X2 produces the protein MHCQYILPLSLLTLLSLTGTLAQTWSVWYRGSDRNSVICASKGSSVVFDCTYSYPATHKVIQKLWFTPRGGKKLDGSQQGDVVYDTSGLNETRYRGRTEFYDQYKNCTLKLNNVTEDDSGRFFFRFYAKKDNQDPQGFTGSGGVDLNISVLSLKLNENGPVKERDNVTLACTSSCNPPQMEFLWFKDGRPLPGVSGVPGGQYPLGPLSPNDTGCYTCGLGQGTSTSILLDVRYAPRDVSVKASPSPEVVKGSHLTLTCNNNANPAAETYTWFQRTALLTSLKLGTGKVHTFNEIDSDDSGLYFCMAQNAFGSQNSTDLEVKVKVSAHLMVVLAALGALFLVTAVIVVLYIYIRRRKWITAEKKLPTKPVPQKATLSTPEDIYENMRQSAKPITDPDDLNYAEPKIRPAPSPRRQWNNKAEDDDAVIYSQPQTH
- the LOC121556095 gene encoding B-cell receptor CD22-like isoform X1, whose protein sequence is MHCQYILPLSLLTLLSLTGTLAQTWSVWYRGSDRNSVICASKGSSVVFDCTYSYPATHKVIQKLWFTPRGGKKLDGSQQGDVVYDTSGLNETRYRGRTEFYDQYKNCTLKLNNVTEDDSGRFFFRFYAKKDNQDPQGFTGSGGVDLNISVLSLKLNENGPVKERDNVTLACTSSCNPPQMEFLWFKDGRPLPGVSGVPGGQYPLGPLSPNDTGCYTCGLGQGTSTSILLDVRYAPRDVSVKASPSPEVVKGSHLTLTCNNNANPAAETYTWFQRTALLTSLKLGTGKVHTFNEIDSDDSGLYFCMAQNAFGSQNSTDLEVKVKVSAHLMVVLAALGALFLVTAVIVVLYIYIRRRKWITAEKKLPTKPVPQIQKATLSTPEDIYENMRQSAKPITDPDDLNYAEPKIRPAPSPRRQWNNKAEDDDAVIYSQPQTH